In uncultured Bacteroides sp., the following proteins share a genomic window:
- a CDS encoding helix-hairpin-helix domain-containing protein — MELFRKALFVCFILLLFHTPLFAQTETPSEWEDLTEQLSSDSEEEEKDWTNNLEDLDYLKENPLNLNRITKEQLELFPFLTDLQIEHLLYYLYVSGPMKTVYELQMVEDLDRQTIQYLLPFVYVGEAEKKSNLSRWKDLWKYGKHELITRVDVPLYRKEGYREHSDSLLTADVNKQFIGSSYYNSIRYGFHYKDLLYCGVTAEKDCGEPFLGAVNKSGYDYYSFYFLAHDLGKLKTLALGNYRMSFGQGLVLSSDYMLGKSSAIATMGYKCTGIKKHSSTDEYNYFQGVAATYKDKDFTFTGFYSYRNLDGIVTDGVLTSINRTGLHRIPREVERKDVASIQLMGGNIGYSYHNLKIGFTGIYYFFDKNYIPESKPYNYYNLKGKEFYNLGIDYKYRWNKIYFFGETAAGKGGGLATLNTISFSPVTGYQLLFLQRYYAKDYRALYARSVSEGSSVQNENGCYLGIEAKPVKFWKLFAYADFFHFPWLKYGVDRPSSGFDGLFQATYMPKTNLTMLFRYRYKSKDKNYTPEGSDAKEVRPYIQQKVRYQVGYLLQENLSFKVTADWVWVNPQGEKAEHGFMLLNNFSYKFQNIPLRFDVYYGMFDTDDYAARISSYERGMLYAFSMPSFYGKGVRFAINTRYDFNRNLMIMAKLGQTRYTDRKEIGSGLETIYGDTKTDVNLQLRWKF; from the coding sequence ATGGAGTTATTTAGAAAAGCACTCTTTGTTTGTTTTATTCTTCTTTTATTCCATACACCCCTTTTTGCACAGACTGAAACTCCTTCGGAATGGGAAGACTTGACAGAACAATTATCATCAGACAGCGAAGAAGAAGAGAAGGACTGGACTAATAATCTGGAAGATCTGGATTATTTAAAAGAAAATCCTCTGAACCTTAATAGAATAACTAAGGAACAACTTGAGCTGTTTCCTTTCCTTACAGATCTGCAAATAGAACATTTACTTTATTATTTATATGTTTCGGGACCAATGAAGACTGTTTATGAACTTCAGATGGTAGAGGATTTAGACAGGCAGACTATTCAGTATCTGCTTCCTTTTGTATATGTTGGCGAAGCTGAAAAGAAGAGTAACTTATCTCGGTGGAAAGATCTGTGGAAATATGGAAAACATGAGTTAATAACCCGTGTTGATGTGCCTCTTTACCGTAAAGAAGGATACCGTGAGCACTCGGATAGTTTATTAACCGCTGATGTTAATAAGCAGTTCATAGGTAGTTCATACTATAATTCCATCAGATATGGATTTCATTATAAAGATCTGTTATACTGTGGTGTAACGGCAGAAAAAGACTGTGGAGAACCTTTTTTAGGAGCGGTTAATAAGTCTGGATATGATTACTATTCATTCTATTTTCTGGCGCATGATTTGGGTAAACTTAAGACTTTGGCTTTAGGTAATTACCGAATGAGTTTTGGGCAAGGACTGGTTCTCAGCAGTGATTATATGCTGGGAAAAAGTTCTGCCATTGCTACTATGGGATATAAATGCACAGGAATAAAAAAACACTCCTCTACAGATGAGTATAATTACTTTCAGGGAGTGGCTGCTACCTATAAGGATAAAGATTTCACTTTTACCGGATTTTATTCGTACCGGAATTTAGACGGGATAGTAACCGATGGTGTGCTGACTTCCATTAATCGTACCGGTTTACATCGTATTCCCCGTGAAGTGGAACGAAAAGATGTGGCCAGTATTCAGTTAATGGGAGGGAATATTGGTTATTCATATCATAATCTTAAAATAGGATTTACGGGGATTTATTACTTCTTTGATAAAAATTATATCCCTGAATCAAAGCCTTACAACTATTATAATCTGAAAGGAAAAGAGTTTTATAATTTAGGCATAGATTATAAATACAGATGGAATAAGATATATTTTTTCGGTGAAACGGCTGCCGGAAAAGGCGGAGGATTAGCTACGCTCAATACCATTAGTTTTTCTCCGGTAACTGGTTATCAGCTTTTGTTTCTGCAGCGGTATTATGCAAAAGATTACCGTGCTTTGTATGCTCGTTCCGTTTCCGAAGGAAGCAGTGTACAAAACGAAAACGGATGTTATTTAGGCATTGAAGCCAAGCCTGTGAAGTTTTGGAAGCTGTTTGCTTATGCCGACTTTTTTCATTTTCCCTGGTTAAAGTATGGAGTAGACCGGCCATCTTCCGGATTTGATGGCCTTTTTCAAGCCACTTATATGCCTAAAACAAACCTTACCATGCTTTTCCGTTATCGGTATAAGTCGAAGGATAAGAATTATACGCCTGAAGGATCGGATGCAAAAGAGGTGCGTCCTTATATTCAGCAGAAAGTCCGTTATCAGGTGGGTTATTTGTTACAGGAAAACCTCTCTTTCAAGGTCACTGCAGACTGGGTTTGGGTTAATCCGCAAGGAGAAAAAGCAGAACATGGATTTATGCTTCTGAATAACTTCTCATACAAATTTCAAAATATCCCGCTTCGCTTCGATGTTTATTATGGTATGTTTGATACTGATGATTATGCAGCTCGCATCTCTTCCTATGAACGAGGTATGCTCTATGCCTTTTCCATGCCTTCTTTCTATGGAAAAGGAGTACGATTTGCCATTAATACAAGGTATGACTTTAACCGGAATCTGATGATTATGGCTAAATTGGGACAAACACGGTATACGGATAGGAAGGAGATTGGTTCGGGATTGGAAACAATTTATGGCGATACTAAAACAGACGTCAATCTTCAGTTACGCTGGAAGTTTTAA
- a CDS encoding TonB-dependent receptor, translating to MRKTFIEKCINVHLCRFAMALLFLLPAISNLRANPLQDNKNVSGVVISGSDNQPLIGVSVLVKGTTIGTMTDMDGKYSLNVKSGTTLVFSYIGYIKQEIPISGKKVINVTMKEDAHSLEEVVVVGYGVQKKKLNTGATLQVKGDELAKMNTTSPLQALQGKTPGVTISSTSGQPGSDMKVVIRGLGTVGNSGPLYIIDGIEGDISVLNAADIQSIDVLKDAASAAIYGAQAANGVVLVTTKQGQSGKGQVSFDAYYGVQNVARKAKMLNAEEYKTIMDEQALNSGSTVFDWASMGELANTDWVSQMFKNDAKTENYSFNVNGGSDASIYALSLNYTSQEGVVGGSAVSNYERYGFRVNTEHKLYKDFLKIGQHLNFNYIISNGISVGNQYNNTLRGAFSTSPLSPVYSDNNIYDSPYNDTSNSKWYNGEGNPYGAMMTNVNNKNDNQKLMADIYAELQPIKNLKIKSIFGINYYASEYRSFSPLYQLSIYSYNKEHTTTNQNMSKGHTMTWTNTASYDFKINEDHAFNAMIGMEAVRYQGTYLSASNWNLLSQFNDFSHAYLDNTTGKAYVEYNDDGTVKGVVDTKTVNGKPENIYRRVSYFGRLGYNFKEKYMVNATLRADASSKFTSGKRWGYFPSVSAGWVMTNENFMKSTSSWLDFLKLRASWGQVGNQDIEDFQYASPINTSTGYSGSNPAAYYVFGTGGNNVAGAYPSRLSNENVKWETSEQTNIGVDARFLNSRLGVNADFYIKTTKDWLVQAPILATAGAGAPFINGGDVKNTGIELALTWNDHVGSFNYNAGINGAYNKNKVGNIPTEDGIIHGSTNMLYDNSDEFYRAQNGHPIGYFWGYKTEGLFQNEQEITDWKSAKKGILQSTVKPGDVKYVDINKDGVINAEDKTDLGNGMPDFTFGFNLGFDYKGFDFSVNANGVMGNKIVQSYRNHSNKQANYTTAFLQRWTGEGTSNKYPRVTETNINWQFSDLFLQDGDFLRISNITLGYDFAKLIKCKFVSQCRLYASVQNAFTFTKYDGMDPEIGYGTDKWVSGIDLGYYPRPRTYLFGVNLKF from the coding sequence ATGAGAAAAACATTTATTGAAAAATGCATAAATGTTCATTTATGTAGATTTGCTATGGCATTACTATTCCTCTTGCCTGCAATCAGTAACCTCCGGGCTAATCCTCTTCAAGACAACAAAAACGTTTCAGGAGTTGTGATATCTGGCTCAGATAATCAACCTCTGATAGGTGTGAGTGTCTTGGTCAAAGGAACCACAATTGGAACCATGACCGATATGGATGGTAAATACTCTTTAAACGTAAAGAGCGGAACCACTCTTGTTTTCAGTTATATCGGTTATATAAAACAGGAAATACCTATTTCCGGAAAGAAGGTGATCAATGTAACAATGAAAGAAGATGCACATTCTTTGGAAGAAGTTGTAGTGGTAGGTTATGGAGTTCAGAAAAAGAAACTGAATACAGGGGCTACGCTACAAGTTAAAGGTGACGAGTTGGCAAAGATGAATACAACCAGTCCTCTTCAAGCATTACAAGGTAAAACTCCGGGTGTTACCATTTCTTCAACTTCCGGTCAGCCAGGATCCGATATGAAAGTGGTGATTCGTGGTTTGGGTACTGTAGGTAACTCTGGTCCACTTTACATTATTGATGGTATTGAAGGTGATATATCAGTATTGAATGCGGCCGATATTCAATCTATTGATGTTTTAAAAGATGCTGCTTCTGCTGCAATTTATGGAGCACAAGCTGCCAATGGTGTTGTATTGGTAACAACAAAGCAAGGTCAGTCAGGAAAAGGACAAGTATCATTCGATGCTTATTATGGTGTGCAGAATGTAGCTCGCAAAGCTAAAATGTTGAATGCAGAAGAGTATAAAACAATAATGGACGAGCAGGCTCTGAATTCTGGATCTACTGTGTTTGACTGGGCATCAATGGGAGAATTAGCAAATACAGACTGGGTAAGTCAGATGTTTAAAAATGATGCTAAAACAGAAAACTATTCATTTAATGTGAATGGTGGTTCTGATGCATCTATTTATGCTCTTTCATTGAATTATACTTCTCAGGAAGGTGTTGTAGGTGGCTCTGCTGTTTCTAATTACGAACGTTATGGTTTTCGTGTAAATACAGAGCATAAATTATATAAGGATTTCTTAAAGATTGGACAGCATCTGAATTTCAACTACATTATTAGTAATGGCATTAGTGTGGGTAATCAATATAATAACACACTTCGTGGAGCATTCAGTACTTCTCCTCTTTCTCCAGTATATAGTGATAATAATATTTATGATAGTCCATACAATGATACAAGCAATTCAAAATGGTATAATGGTGAGGGCAACCCTTATGGGGCAATGATGACTAATGTAAATAATAAGAATGATAATCAGAAATTGATGGCAGATATTTATGCAGAACTACAACCGATAAAGAATCTGAAAATAAAATCTATTTTTGGTATTAATTACTATGCTTCAGAATATCGTAGTTTCAGTCCACTTTATCAACTATCTATCTATTCTTATAATAAGGAACATACTACTACTAATCAGAATATGAGTAAAGGTCATACTATGACCTGGACGAATACAGCCAGCTATGATTTTAAGATCAATGAAGATCATGCTTTCAATGCTATGATTGGTATGGAAGCTGTTCGCTATCAGGGAACGTATCTATCTGCTTCTAACTGGAATCTTTTATCTCAATTCAATGATTTCTCTCATGCTTATCTTGATAATACTACAGGTAAAGCATATGTTGAATATAACGATGATGGAACTGTGAAAGGTGTTGTAGATACTAAGACGGTTAATGGAAAACCTGAAAATATATATCGTCGTGTTTCTTACTTCGGACGTCTGGGATATAACTTTAAAGAAAAATACATGGTTAACGCTACTTTGCGTGCTGATGCTTCTTCTAAGTTTACTTCTGGTAAACGTTGGGGGTATTTCCCATCAGTATCTGCCGGTTGGGTAATGACTAATGAAAATTTTATGAAGTCTACAAGTAGTTGGTTGGATTTCTTGAAACTTCGTGCAAGCTGGGGACAAGTAGGTAACCAAGATATTGAAGATTTCCAATATGCTTCTCCGATAAATACTTCTACTGGCTATAGTGGTAGTAATCCGGCAGCATATTATGTTTTTGGTACCGGTGGCAATAATGTAGCCGGAGCATATCCAAGTCGTTTATCTAATGAAAATGTGAAGTGGGAAACTTCTGAACAGACAAATATTGGTGTCGATGCTCGTTTCTTGAACAGTCGTTTAGGTGTGAATGCTGATTTCTATATAAAAACTACTAAAGACTGGCTGGTGCAGGCTCCTATTCTTGCAACAGCTGGTGCAGGTGCTCCTTTTATAAATGGTGGTGATGTAAAGAATACAGGTATTGAATTAGCCTTAACCTGGAATGATCATGTTGGCTCTTTCAATTATAATGCCGGCATTAATGGTGCTTATAATAAAAATAAGGTTGGTAATATACCAACAGAAGACGGTATTATTCACGGTTCTACCAATATGCTTTATGATAACTCGGATGAGTTTTATCGAGCACAGAACGGACACCCTATTGGCTATTTCTGGGGATATAAAACAGAAGGTCTTTTCCAGAACGAACAGGAAATTACCGATTGGAAGAGTGCTAAAAAAGGAATACTTCAATCTACAGTGAAACCTGGTGATGTGAAATATGTAGATATCAACAAAGACGGAGTTATCAATGCAGAGGATAAAACTGATTTAGGTAATGGAATGCCCGATTTTACTTTTGGGTTTAACTTAGGTTTTGATTATAAAGGATTTGATTTCTCTGTGAATGCTAATGGTGTAATGGGTAATAAGATTGTTCAGTCTTATCGTAACCATTCTAACAAACAGGCAAACTATACTACAGCCTTTCTTCAACGCTGGACAGGAGAAGGTACTTCTAACAAGTATCCTCGTGTGACAGAAACTAATATAAACTGGCAGTTCTCTGATCTATTCTTGCAGGATGGCGATTTTCTTCGCATAAGCAACATCACTTTAGGTTATGATTTTGCTAAGTTGATTAAATGTAAATTTGTCAGCCAGTGCAGACTTTATGCTTCTGTGCAAAATGCATTTACTTTTACCAAGTATGATGGAATGGATCCTGAAATTGGTTATGGAACAGATAAATGGGTATCAGGTATTGATTTAGGATACTATCCACGCCCAAGAACTTATCTGTTTGGTGTTAATCTTAAATTCTAA
- a CDS encoding radical SAM protein encodes MSTVIFPSPIFGPVHSRRLGVSLGINLLPSDGKVCSFDCIYCECGLNTEHRPSLSLPTREEVRIALENKLKDMQANGPVPDVLTFAGNGEPTSHPHFPEIIDDTIELRDRYFPKAKVSVLSNSTFINRAKVFDALMKVDNNILKLDTVSEEYIKRVDRPAGHYDLNEIIDRLKAFKGHVIIQTMFMKGSFQGNNVDNTGDEFVLPWLETVKAIAPSQVMIYTIDRDTPDKNLLKATHQELDRILELLKRNGISATASY; translated from the coding sequence ATGTCTACTGTTATTTTTCCTTCACCGATTTTTGGCCCGGTTCATTCCCGCCGTCTCGGTGTTTCTTTAGGAATCAATCTTTTGCCTTCCGATGGAAAGGTGTGCTCTTTCGATTGTATTTACTGTGAATGCGGATTAAACACGGAGCATCGGCCTAGTTTATCGCTACCTACAAGAGAAGAAGTACGTATTGCTTTGGAAAATAAATTAAAAGATATGCAGGCAAACGGTCCGGTACCCGATGTGCTTACCTTTGCCGGAAATGGCGAGCCCACTTCTCACCCACATTTTCCTGAGATTATTGACGATACAATTGAATTGCGTGATCGTTATTTTCCGAAAGCCAAGGTCAGTGTGCTTAGTAATTCCACTTTTATTAACCGTGCCAAGGTGTTTGATGCACTGATGAAGGTTGATAACAATATATTAAAACTGGATACAGTAAGCGAGGAATATATAAAGAGGGTGGATCGTCCGGCAGGACATTATGATTTAAATGAAATTATTGACCGTCTGAAAGCATTTAAAGGGCATGTAATCATTCAAACCATGTTTATGAAAGGAAGCTTTCAGGGGAATAATGTGGATAATACTGGCGACGAGTTTGTGCTTCCCTGGCTTGAAACTGTAAAAGCTATAGCTCCTTCTCAGGTTATGATTTATACTATTGACCGTGATACGCCGGATAAGAATCTTCTTAAAGCAACGCATCAGGAACTGGATCGTATTCTGGAGTTATTAAAAAGGAATGGTATCTCTGCCACTGCTTCTTACTAA
- the ltrA gene encoding group II intron reverse transcriptase/maturase gives MKGRMQKISATNDSCPQKNRTESECYAGVQTFIGITENNLTEVHFTKDDLLERILSPANLNKAYKQVVSNGGSGGVDKMETEELLPFLKLHKDELVTSLMDGNYHPNPVRRVEIPKENGKKRQLGIPTVVDRLIQQAISQILSPIYEREFSNNSFGFRPKRSAHKALRTAQNYINAGNKYAVDLDLEHFFDTVNQSKLIEILSRRIKDGRVISLIHKYLRAGIIIGHKFEESSRGVPQGGPLSPLLSNIMLNELDKELERRGHPFVRYADDCMIFCKSKRSASRTMKHIICFIEETLFLRVNREKTKAGYVRGMKFLGYSFYNSKGGFRLSVHSKSYMKLKVRLKELTGRSNGMGYNKRKYELHQFIRGWIEYFKLADMQNHLKRIDQWLRRRLRMCIWKSWKNVSTRITNLLRCGIDRWHAQKWGYVKGYWRIAGSPILSCAIDTDKLRNAGYPMMLDYYSKMYRK, from the coding sequence ATGAAGGGAAGAATGCAGAAAATATCAGCAACGAATGATAGCTGCCCGCAAAAGAATAGGACGGAATCCGAATGCTATGCGGGAGTGCAGACTTTTATAGGGATTACTGAAAACAACCTCACGGAAGTGCATTTTACAAAAGATGATTTACTGGAACGTATCTTGTCGCCTGCCAATTTGAACAAGGCTTATAAACAGGTCGTATCGAATGGTGGCAGTGGAGGTGTCGATAAGATGGAAACGGAAGAACTTCTTCCGTTTCTGAAACTCCATAAAGATGAACTGGTAACATCTTTAATGGATGGTAATTACCATCCTAATCCAGTCCGTAGGGTAGAAATCCCTAAGGAGAATGGCAAGAAGCGCCAGCTTGGTATCCCTACCGTAGTTGACCGTCTTATTCAACAAGCCATATCCCAAATTTTATCTCCGATTTATGAACGAGAATTCAGTAACAACAGCTTCGGTTTTCGTCCGAAACGCAGTGCGCATAAAGCGCTGCGAACAGCCCAGAACTATATTAATGCAGGCAATAAATATGCGGTTGATTTAGATCTGGAGCATTTTTTCGACACAGTCAACCAAAGCAAGCTGATAGAAATTCTTTCCCGCAGGATAAAAGATGGGAGAGTGATTTCTCTTATCCATAAATATCTCCGCGCGGGAATTATAATTGGTCATAAATTTGAGGAAAGCAGTCGGGGAGTTCCTCAAGGTGGTCCCCTTAGTCCGCTACTGAGCAATATAATGCTCAATGAACTGGATAAAGAGCTGGAACGCCGAGGACATCCATTTGTCCGCTATGCAGATGATTGCATGATATTTTGCAAAAGTAAACGCTCTGCCAGTCGTACGATGAAGCACATCATTTGTTTTATCGAAGAAACCCTCTTCCTGAGGGTAAACCGAGAGAAAACGAAAGCAGGATATGTGCGGGGCATGAAGTTCTTAGGTTACTCCTTTTATAATAGCAAAGGAGGATTTCGCTTATCTGTACACTCCAAAAGTTACATGAAACTGAAAGTTCGTTTGAAAGAGCTGACAGGTCGCAGTAATGGCATGGGATACAATAAACGCAAATACGAACTTCATCAATTCATTCGTGGCTGGATTGAATACTTCAAACTTGCAGACATGCAAAATCATCTGAAGAGGATAGATCAATGGCTCCGTCGCCGGCTTCGTATGTGTATATGGAAAAGTTGGAAGAATGTCAGTACTCGTATAACCAATCTATTGCGTTGCGGTATTGATAGATGGCATGCTCAGAAATGGGGATATGTGAAAGGTTACTGGCGAATAGCTGGCAGCCCGATTCTTAGCTGTGCAATTGATACAGATAAATTGCGAAATGCAGGTTATCCAATGATGTTGGATTATTACAGTAAAATGTATCGTAAATAA
- the sulP gene encoding sulfate permease, with protein sequence MKTFEFKPKLYSALRNYSKETFLSDLMAGIIVGIVALPLAIAFGIASGVSPEKGIITAIIAGFIISFLGGSKVQIGGPTGAFIVIVYGIIQRYGETGLLVATIMAGVLLILLGVFKLGTIIKYIPYPIVVGFTSGIAVTIFTTQIKDLFGLTMHIVPADFISKWIAYFQNFTTVSLWPAVVGLASILIIVYTPKVSKKIPGSLVAIVLLTLLAYVLRTYAGITSIETIGDRFTIDASLPQAVVPNMSWEVIKGLFPAAMTIALLGAIESLLSATVADGVIGDKHDSNQELIAQGAANLITPLFGGIPATGAIARTMTNINNGGKSPVAGIIHAMVLLLILICLGPLTKHIPMACLAGVLVIVSYNMSEWRTFRALMKNPKSDVAVLLITFFLTVIFDLTVAIEVGIVIACLLFMRRVAETTNISIITDEIDPSAGLDIAINEERLTIPEGVEVYEINGPYFFGIANKFEEQMVQMGDVCKIRIIRMRKVPFIDSTGIHNLVNLCKMSKKENVQIVLSGVNEKVHGVLEKSGFNDLLGKENICSHINIALARAEEILNK encoded by the coding sequence ATGAAAACGTTTGAATTCAAACCAAAGCTTTATTCTGCTTTGAGAAACTACTCTAAGGAAACATTCCTTTCAGATTTGATGGCCGGAATTATTGTCGGTATCGTAGCGCTCCCTTTAGCAATTGCTTTTGGTATTGCCTCTGGTGTTTCGCCTGAAAAAGGTATTATCACAGCAATTATTGCAGGTTTTATCATTTCATTCTTAGGCGGAAGCAAGGTGCAGATTGGTGGACCAACCGGAGCCTTTATCGTTATTGTCTACGGAATTATCCAGCGTTACGGAGAAACAGGATTACTTGTTGCAACTATTATGGCCGGAGTCTTATTAATCCTTCTGGGAGTATTTAAATTAGGAACAATTATAAAGTATATTCCTTATCCTATTGTAGTGGGTTTTACCAGCGGTATTGCAGTAACTATTTTCACTACACAGATAAAAGACTTATTTGGATTGACAATGCATATTGTACCTGCCGACTTTATCTCTAAATGGATTGCTTACTTCCAAAACTTCACAACGGTTAGTTTATGGCCCGCAGTTGTAGGTTTAGCAAGTATTCTCATTATTGTCTATACTCCAAAAGTATCCAAAAAGATTCCAGGCTCGCTTGTTGCCATTGTTCTGCTTACACTTCTGGCTTATGTTCTAAGAACTTATGCAGGTATTACCTCAATTGAGACTATTGGTGACCGTTTTACTATTGATGCATCACTGCCTCAAGCAGTAGTCCCTAATATGTCATGGGAAGTGATTAAAGGACTTTTCCCCGCTGCAATGACCATTGCCTTATTGGGCGCCATTGAATCATTACTTTCTGCTACGGTTGCAGATGGTGTGATAGGAGATAAACATGATTCTAATCAGGAATTAATTGCTCAGGGAGCGGCTAATTTAATTACTCCTTTGTTTGGCGGTATTCCTGCAACTGGAGCTATTGCAAGAACAATGACCAATATTAATAACGGAGGAAAGAGTCCTGTGGCAGGTATTATCCATGCAATGGTGCTTCTTCTTATCTTAATTTGTCTTGGCCCGCTTACAAAACATATTCCAATGGCTTGTCTGGCTGGAGTATTGGTGATAGTATCCTACAACATGAGTGAATGGAGAACATTCCGTGCTTTGATGAAAAATCCAAAATCGGATGTTGCCGTATTGCTTATAACCTTCTTCCTGACTGTGATATTCGACTTAACTGTTGCCATAGAGGTTGGAATTGTTATTGCATGTCTGTTATTTATGAGACGTGTTGCAGAAACTACAAACATATCAATAATTACCGACGAGATTGATCCAAGCGCAGGACTGGATATTGCTATCAATGAAGAACGCTTAACCATTCCTGAGGGTGTTGAGGTGTATGAAATTAATGGTCCTTACTTCTTTGGAATAGCTAATAAGTTTGAAGAACAGATGGTTCAGATGGGCGATGTATGCAAGATACGTATTATCAGAATGCGTAAAGTTCCTTTCATTGATTCCACCGGTATTCATAACTTAGTTAACCTTTGCAAGATGTCGAAGAAAGAAAATGTTCAGATCGTCCTTTCAGGTGTAAACGAGAAAGTTCACGGAGTTCTTGAAAAATCGGGCTTCAATGATCTTTTAGGAAAAGAGAATATTTGCAGTCACATCAATATTGCTTTAGCAAGGGCTGAAGAGATTTTAAATAAATAA
- a CDS encoding rubrerythrin: MTKSIKGTQTEKNLMHSFAGESQARMRYTYFASAAKKEGFEQIAAIFTETADQEKEHAKRMFKYLEGGMVEITTSFPAGVIGRTIDNLQAAAAGEYEEWSSLYPEFANIAEKEGFYEVAAMYRNIAVAEKAHEERYRSFVKNIEVASVFAKEDEVVWQCRNCGYIHVGKEAPEVCPACLHPQAHFEVKKENY; encoded by the coding sequence ATGACTAAAAGCATTAAAGGAACTCAGACAGAGAAAAACCTGATGCATTCTTTTGCCGGAGAATCTCAGGCAAGAATGCGCTACACTTATTTTGCAAGTGCGGCAAAGAAAGAAGGATTTGAACAGATTGCTGCTATCTTTACAGAGACAGCTGATCAGGAAAAGGAACATGCTAAACGTATGTTTAAGTATCTTGAAGGAGGAATGGTAGAAATAACCACTAGCTTTCCTGCAGGAGTAATAGGCCGAACCATTGATAACCTCCAGGCTGCTGCTGCCGGAGAATATGAAGAATGGTCTTCACTTTATCCGGAATTTGCCAATATTGCCGAAAAAGAGGGTTTCTACGAAGTTGCAGCCATGTATCGTAACATTGCCGTTGCTGAAAAAGCTCACGAAGAAAGATATCGTTCTTTCGTGAAGAATATCGAAGTTGCTTCTGTTTTTGCTAAAGAAGATGAAGTGGTATGGCAATGCCGTAATTGTGGATATATTCATGTTGGCAAAGAAGCTCCTGAAGTTTGCCCGGCCTGTTTGCATCCTCAAGCCCATTTTGAAGTAAAGAAAGAGAATTATTAA